In Phycisphaerales bacterium, the sequence GGTCAAGATCGTCCTCTCTCGAGGTAATCCCGATCTCATCAAGCGACTCTTCGAGGTCGAGGTCCCCGAGGTCGCCGAGAAGATCATCGAGATCAAGGCCATGGCCCGCGAGGCCGGCTATCGAACCAAGATCGCCGTCGCCAGCCTCGATAGCAAGGTCGACGCCGTCGGCGCCTGCGTCGGCGTCCGCGGTAGCCGCATCAAGAACATCGTCGACGAGCTCAACGGCGAGAAGATCGACATCGTCCGCTGGAACGAGTCCAGCCAGATCCTCATCCAGAACGCCCTCAAGCCCGCCGAGGTCGCCGAGATCTCGCTCTGCTTCGAGCTCGGCCGCGCCACCGTCGTCGTCCGCGATGACCAACTCTCCCTCGCCATCGGCAAGCGTGGACAGAACGTCCGCCTCGCCGCAAGGCTCACCGGCTGGGACGTGGACATCCTCACCCCCGAGGAGTTCAACAAGGGCCTCGAGGTCATGAGCCAGACCCTCCAATCCATCGAGGGCGTCACCGAGGAGATGGTCGACAAACTCGGAGCCATGGGCATGGTCAGCGTCTTCGATATCGAAGAGGTTGGGCCCGAAGTCCTGGAGCAGGAACTCACCATCGACAACGAACTCGCCGAGCGCATCGTCGAGACCGCCGCCACCCGCGCCAAGGAAGTCGCGATCGAGCAGCAGAAGGCCAAGGAGGAGAAGGAGCGTCTCGCCCGCGAGGCCGCCCTCGCCGGGCCCGTCGAGGCCGGCGAGCAGGCCGCTGACGCCATCCTCGGCGCCACGTCCCCGCCCCCCGAGCCTGCCACGGAATCCACCACCGAAACCAAGCCCGATGCCGACGCGGATTCCAGAGCCGCGGACATCCTCGGCCAGGGCTGATGCTCTTCATTCACCTCCCCACACCAACACCCCATCCACGCACACTGTTGAGTTGAGACCACGACCGTCCGGAGTAACGCCCTTTGGCAAAACGCGTATTCGAGTTGGCGAAAGAACTGGGAATCGATTCTAAGGCCATCGTGGCCAAGTGCCACGCCGAGGGAATCTCCAAGGACACCATCAAGGGTCACATGTCCAGCATCTCCGCCGGACTCGAGATGACCATCCGTGAGTGGTTCTCCGAGGCGACCCACGGCACGACCGCCGTCGAGAACGCCGCTCCCGTGGACCTCGAAAAGGTTCGCGTCGCCAAGCCCTCGCGTCGGAAGGCCGCCGCCAAGAAGGCCGACGAGGTCGATGCGCCGGAATCCGTCGAATCCGCAGTCGCCGTCGAAGACGCACCCGCTGCTCCAAAGTCGCGTTCTCGCACCAAGACAACGCCCATCTCCTCCGACGGCGCTCCCGAGCCACACTCGCAGGCCAATGCAGATCCAAAGCCCGAACTACCCAAGCCCGAAGCCCCCGTCGAAGTCGTCGATCCAGGCACGCTCGCGGCCACCAAGATCATGCCCACCATGCCGGTCTCGGAGCCAAAGGCCCCCGAAACCAAGGCTCCCGAAGCCAAGCCCGCCGAGACCACGGTCCGTCCTGCCGCCGTCGCCGACAAGCCGGCAACCACTCCTCCACCACGAGATGGTGGCTCCGCCGCGCCAACTCCAACACGCAAGACACCATCGGCCCCGCCTGCGCCCATGAATGTTCCGCGTCGGCCCAAGGTCATCGCCCCTGCGGGACCGCAACTCGAAGTCCGCTCTCCCGTCAAACTCGCGGGCCCCAAGATCGTCCGCGTTGAAGCGCCGGAACAGATCGAAGCCCCGCGCCCACGCCGCGCACCCGCGGGACCTGGCGGTCCCTCGCGAGGCCCGCGCACCGGGGCGGGCGCCGGCGGCCCGGCCTTTGACGATGACTCAGGCCGCAACTCCCGTCGTCGGGGCGCTGGTGCCGGTGCAGGCGCCTCAGGCCCCAACAACAAACGCTCCAGCGGCACAGGCGTCCCCGACAAGCGCCGAGGCCGCTCCGGCACAGACTGGGTCGGCTCCACCCAGGGCATCTTCTCCGAGCAGGACCTCATCGAGCGCGAGGCGCGCCTCGCCCGCGCCGGCGGCTTCGTCAAGAAGCACAAGCAGGACCTGCGTCGTCCCGGCCAGGGCATGCGCGACGCCGGCCCCAAGGACACCAAGGTCAAGATCGCCGCACCCTTCACCATCAAGGACCTCTCCGCCGCCACAGGCGTCAAGGCCGCAGAGATCGTCAAGAAACTCTTCCTCCAGGGCGTCATGGCCACCGTCAACTCCGGCATCGACCCCGTGAAGGCCCAGGAGATCATGATCGACTTCAACCTCGAACTCGAGGTTGTCGAGGCCAAGACCGCCGAAGAAGCCGTCAGCGCCCAGTACGAGAGCCGTGACTCCGTCGACCAGAGGCCCCGCGGCCCCGTCGTCACCATCCTCGGGCACGTCGACCACGGCAAGACCAGCCTCCTCGACAAGATCCGAAACGCCAACGTCGCCGCGGGCGAGGCGGGCGGCATCACCCAGCGCACCAGCGCCTTCCGAGTCCCTCTCACCGTCGCCGGCGAGCAGAAGGAAGTCGTCTTCCTCGACACGCCGGGCCACGAGGCCTTCACCTCCATGCGCTCTCGCGGCGCCAACATGACCGACGTGGTCGTCCTCGTGGTCTCTGCGCCCGAGGGCGTCATGCCTCAGACCATTGAGAGCATCAGCCACGCCAAGGCCGCAGGCGTCCCCATCGTCGTCGCCCTCAACAAGATCGACCGCCCCGACGCCACCGAGGCCCAGATCCAGAAAACCCTCGGCCAACTCGCCGAACATGGCCTCAACCCTGTCGATTGGGGCGGCGACACCGAGGTCGTCAAGACCTCCGCCACCACAGGCCAGGGCATCCCCGAACTCCTCGAAACTCTCGACTACCAGGCCCAACTCAAGGAACTCAAAGCCGACTTCGGCGGGCACGCGCGAGGCACCGTCATCGAGGCCCGCACCGAGGAAGGCCGGGGCACCGTCGCCAGCCTCCTCGTCCAGGATGGCGAACTCAGCGTCGGCGACTTCGTCGTCGCCGGGCGCGGCTTCGGCCGAATCCGCGAGATCCTCGACGACCGCGGCACGCGCATCAAAGCCGCCACGCCGCCGATGCCTGTCCTCATCTCCGGCATCGACGAGGTCCCCGACGCCGGCGATAAGTTCTATGTCGTCGACTCCCTCAAAGAGGCCCAGGAAGCCGCCGACCAGCGCCGCCAGCGCGAGCGTCAGGCCCGCCTCGCCCAGCCCAAGGTCACCCTCGACTCCCTCTTCGGGCAGATCGCCGACAAGGACATCAAGGAGATCCTCGTCGTCCTCAAGGTCGCCGAGCAAGGCACCGCCGACGTCCTCAAGGCCGAGTGCGAGAAGGTCAAAGGCGACGAGGTCAAGGTCCGCGTCCTCCACGCCGCCGTCGGCGGGATCACCGAGAGCGACGTCGTCCTCGCCGACGCCTCCAAGGCCATCGTCATCGGCTTCAACGTCATCCCCTCGGGCAAGGCCCGCTCCGTCGCCGAGCAGAAGGGCGTTGAGATCCGAACCTACCAGGTCATCTACGAGATCGTGGACGACCTCAGGAAGGCCGCCGAAGGACTCCTCACCCCCGAACTCCGCCAGGAGATCCTGGGCCACGCCGAGGTCCGAAAGGTCTTCAAGGTCACCAGGGTCGGCAACATCGCCGGCTGCTACGTCACCGACGGCACCGTCCAGCGCGACGCCTTCATCCGCGTCACCCGCAACGGCGTTGTCATCGAGAACGACCGCAAACTCGCCCAACTCAAACGCGTCAAGGACGACGCCAAGGAAGTCCGCGCTGGCATGGAATGCGGCATGAAGATCGACGGCTACGACGACATCAAGGAGGGCGACGTCCTCGAGTGCTACAAGCGAGTCGAGGTCAAGAGAACGCTCTAATACCCGCGAGTGGGAATGCTCATCGCCATCCTCCAGTTCGACCTCCTCATCCATGGCTCCACGTCCCTCAAGGACAAGCGCCGAGTCGTCTCCTCCGTCAAGGACCGCCTCCACCGCGAGCACATGGCCGCCGTCGCCGAAATCGGATCGCTCGAGAGCCACTCCGTCGCCCGCCTCGGACTCGCCCTCGTCGGCAGCGACGAAAAATACCTCGCCCAGACCCTCGACCGAATCGCCCTCAAACTTCGTGCTCTCCACGACGCCGAACTGGGTGATTGCCGCCGAGACATCATCGCCGGCCGCGAGCCAGACGAAATGGACCCCGTCGAGATTGACCTGCCCGACCCCTTCCTCGCCCAGGAACTCCTCCGCCACGCCGACTCAACCAACTCGGACCACAAAGCCCCGTGAGCCACAGACCAGAACAACTCGCCTCCAGCATCCACCACGCCATCCAGCAGGTCCTCGCCAAAGGCCTCAGCGATCCCCGCGTCTCCGGCCTCATCACCATCACCAGCGTCAAAGTCTCCAAAGACCTCCGCGACGCCACGATTCTTTTCTCCGTCCTCCCCGAAGATCGCCAGGATCTCACGCTTCATGGCCTGCGCAACGCCGAACGCCACATCCGTCGCCAGGCCGGCGAACTCATCGACATCCGCCAACTCCCCGCCTTCCACTTCAAACTCGACGTCACGCCAAAGAAGCAGGCCGCCGTTCTCGAAAGCCTCGAGCGCGTCCGCGAAGAGCACAACTCTCCGACCGCCCCGGGCTTCTCCTCCACGCCCCAGCCGGATCCAGACCGCGGAGCCACCCACTGATGGACACCGCGGGCCACAAAGCCCTCGACGCCCTCCTCGCGCGTCTCGCCAAAGACTTTGGTGATTTCC encodes:
- the nusA gene encoding transcription termination/antitermination protein NusA, with product MNTQEMLRIIDSIARDRNIDRSLLLNDLEQAMVSAARKYFNTLDLEEFTCTVDPMDGKIALFRHGEPMEMPPETFGRIAAQTFKQVMIQKFRENERSSIFEEYSKRMGEIITGTAQRYEGGSLVIQLDGRAEGFMPRSEQIPGEQFNAGDRVRCLILDVRDAGSQVKIVLSRGNPDLIKRLFEVEVPEVAEKIIEIKAMAREAGYRTKIAVASLDSKVDAVGACVGVRGSRIKNIVDELNGEKIDIVRWNESSQILIQNALKPAEVAEISLCFELGRATVVVRDDQLSLAIGKRGQNVRLAARLTGWDVDILTPEEFNKGLEVMSQTLQSIEGVTEEMVDKLGAMGMVSVFDIEEVGPEVLEQELTIDNELAERIVETAATRAKEVAIEQQKAKEEKERLAREAALAGPVEAGEQAADAILGATSPPPEPATESTTETKPDADADSRAADILGQG
- the infB gene encoding translation initiation factor IF-2, with the protein product MAKRVFELAKELGIDSKAIVAKCHAEGISKDTIKGHMSSISAGLEMTIREWFSEATHGTTAVENAAPVDLEKVRVAKPSRRKAAAKKADEVDAPESVESAVAVEDAPAAPKSRSRTKTTPISSDGAPEPHSQANADPKPELPKPEAPVEVVDPGTLAATKIMPTMPVSEPKAPETKAPEAKPAETTVRPAAVADKPATTPPPRDGGSAAPTPTRKTPSAPPAPMNVPRRPKVIAPAGPQLEVRSPVKLAGPKIVRVEAPEQIEAPRPRRAPAGPGGPSRGPRTGAGAGGPAFDDDSGRNSRRRGAGAGAGASGPNNKRSSGTGVPDKRRGRSGTDWVGSTQGIFSEQDLIEREARLARAGGFVKKHKQDLRRPGQGMRDAGPKDTKVKIAAPFTIKDLSAATGVKAAEIVKKLFLQGVMATVNSGIDPVKAQEIMIDFNLELEVVEAKTAEEAVSAQYESRDSVDQRPRGPVVTILGHVDHGKTSLLDKIRNANVAAGEAGGITQRTSAFRVPLTVAGEQKEVVFLDTPGHEAFTSMRSRGANMTDVVVLVVSAPEGVMPQTIESISHAKAAGVPIVVALNKIDRPDATEAQIQKTLGQLAEHGLNPVDWGGDTEVVKTSATTGQGIPELLETLDYQAQLKELKADFGGHARGTVIEARTEEGRGTVASLLVQDGELSVGDFVVAGRGFGRIREILDDRGTRIKAATPPMPVLISGIDEVPDAGDKFYVVDSLKEAQEAADQRRQRERQARLAQPKVTLDSLFGQIADKDIKEILVVLKVAEQGTADVLKAECEKVKGDEVKVRVLHAAVGGITESDVVLADASKAIVIGFNVIPSGKARSVAEQKGVEIRTYQVIYEIVDDLRKAAEGLLTPELRQEILGHAEVRKVFKVTRVGNIAGCYVTDGTVQRDAFIRVTRNGVVIENDRKLAQLKRVKDDAKEVRAGMECGMKIDGYDDIKEGDVLECYKRVEVKRTL
- a CDS encoding DUF503 domain-containing protein produces the protein MLIAILQFDLLIHGSTSLKDKRRVVSSVKDRLHREHMAAVAEIGSLESHSVARLGLALVGSDEKYLAQTLDRIALKLRALHDAELGDCRRDIIAGREPDEMDPVEIDLPDPFLAQELLRHADSTNSDHKAP
- the rbfA gene encoding 30S ribosome-binding factor RbfA, which translates into the protein MSHRPEQLASSIHHAIQQVLAKGLSDPRVSGLITITSVKVSKDLRDATILFSVLPEDRQDLTLHGLRNAERHIRRQAGELIDIRQLPAFHFKLDVTPKKQAAVLESLERVREEHNSPTAPGFSSTPQPDPDRGATH